TGACGCCGTCCCCGGGTGTCGCGCGGCGGTGGCCGCGGGGCACCGGCGGATGGCCGGGGCGCCCGCGGCCGGAACTCCGGATTCCGGCGCCTATGGGGGAGATCGCGGTGCCTATAGCGCTGCGATCTCCCCCATAAGCCCCCGAACGGCGCGACGAACCCCCGGAACGGCGCCACAGAGCGGCGGACAGGGGATATCGCCGGGCGGCCGGATCCGGGCGACTGGATCGGGCGACTGGATCGGGCGACCGGACCGGGCGGCAGAGGGATCGGGGCGCGGCCAGCCGACGGCTCAGCCGTCAGCCGACGACACGGCGCCGAGTCCCCCCGCGGCCGAAACTCCGGATTCCGGCGCCTCCGGGGGACATCGCGGTGCCTATAGCGCTGCAATCTCACCCATAAGCCCCGAACGGCGCGACGAGCCCCCGAACGGCGCGACGAGCCCCCGGACGGCGCGACGAGCCCGGAACGGCGCGACAGCCAGGAGAACGACTGCGGCCCGGCCCCCGAGACGGGGACCGGGCCGCAGCACCAAGCGATGACGGTCAGGCGTTCGGGACGACCCGGACCTCGACGGTCGCCTGGACGTCCGCGTGCAGCCGCACGTGGACCTTGTGCTCGCCGAGCGACTTGATCGCGGTCGGGACCTCGATCTTGCGCTTGTCGATCGCGGGACCGCCGGCAGCGGAGACCGCCGCGGCGATGTCCGCCGTCGTCACGGCGCCGAAGAGGCGACCGTTCGCGCCGGAGCGCACGGAGACGACGACGGGCTTGGACTGCAGCGAGTCCCGGACCGCACGCGCGTCCTCGATCGTGTGGATCTCGCGGGCCCGACGGGCCGCGCGGATCTGGTCGACCTGCTTCTGCGCGCCCTTGGTCCAACCGGTGGCCAGGCCGCGGGGCATGAGGTAGTTACGGGCGTACCCGTCCTTGACCTCGACAATGTCGCCGGGGGCCCCGAGGCCAGTGACCTCGTGGGTGAGGATGATCTTTGCCATGATGCCTCCCAGTCTCAGCGAGCGGAGCTCGAGTAGGGCAGCAGGGCCATCTCGCGGGCGTTCTTGACTGCCTTCGCGATGGCGCGCTGCTCCTGGACGGAGACACCGGTGACCCGACGCGCGCGGATCTTGCCGCGGTCGGAGATGAACTTGCGCAGCAGCGCGGTGTCCTTGTAGTCGACCACCTGCGCCTTCTTCAGCGGGTTGGCCTTCTTCTTGCCTGGCTTGCGAAGAACGGGCTTCGCCATGATGTGTGCTCCTCGATGTCTTCCGGACGCGGCCTGGCCGCGTTCCAACGTTGCGTTCTAGAAGGGGGGCTCGTCGCCGAACGAGCTCGACCCACCGGTCGCCCAGGGGTCGTCCGCCTGGCCACCGGCCGGCTGGTTGGAGCTCGCGCCCCCGTAGCCGCCGCCCTGGTTACCGCCCTGGTTGCCGCCGAAGCCGCCACCACCACCACCGCCGAAGCCACCGCCGCCACCGCCACCGCCACCGCGCTGGGTGCGGGTGACCTTGGCGGTCGCGTACCGCAGCGACGGCGCGACCTCGTCGACCTGCATCTCGACGACGGTGCGCTTCTCGCCCTCACGCGTCTCGAAGGACCGCTGGACGAGCCGACCCTGGACGACGACGCGGTTACCCTTGGTCAGCGACTCGGCGACGTTCTCCGCCGCCTCGCGCCAGACCGAGCAGCGCATGAACAGCGTGTCGCCGTCCTTCCACTCGTTGCTCTGGCGGTCGAAGGTGCGGGGAGTGGACGCCACGGTGAAGGACGCCACCGCCGCCCCCGACGGGGTGAAGCGCAGCTCGGGGTCGGCCGTGAGGTTACCCACGACGGTGATGACGGTCTCGCCTGCCATGTCGTTCTCCTGCGGGTCAGGTGGTCGGGGTCAACGCGACCCCGGGACGGATGAGCGCCTCAGTGGGCGCCGGCGCGGAGCAGCTTCGTCCGCAGGACGGCCTCGTTGAGGCCGAGCTGGCGGTCGAGCTCCTGGGCGAGCTCCGGCGTCGTCGTCATGTCGACGACGGCGTAGATGCCCTCGGATCGCTTGTTGATGTCGTAGGCAAGACGGCGCTTGCCCCAGATGTCGACCTTCTCCACAGTGCCGCCGGTGCGGACGACACCCAGGAGCTTGTCGAGCGACGGGGCGACGGTGCGCTCGTCGACCTCCGGGTCGAGGATGATCATCAGTTCGTACTGACGCATGCTGAGTACCCACCTCCTCTGGACTACGCGGTCACGGTCTCTCCGTGACAGGAGGGTGCAGCGGATCCCCTTGGGCGCGCGGGTGCGCGGTCTGTGGGGACCAGCTGCCTAGCCTATCGCAGCTGCGGGGCGCCTTCGGCCACCCCGCCGCCGGCTGTGGACGACGACGGCCGGCCGGGCCGTCGCGTGCGTGTGCGACAGCCGGCCGGCCGCGGGCCAGCTCCGGCGCGGGCCAGTTCCGGCGCGGGTCACCCCCCGCCGTCGCCGCCACCGTTGGGGGCACCGCCGTTCGCCGCACCGCCGTTCGCCGCTCCGCCGTTCGACCCGCCACCCGTGCCCGGGCCACGGTTCGGGCTCGGCGAGGGTGCCGGGGTGGGCTCGGCCGTGGGCTCCGGCTCGGGTTCGGGCTCGGTAGTCGGGGGCGCCGGGGGTTCCGGCGCCGGTCCGCTGGAGACGACGACCGTCACCGTGCTGCCCGGGGCGACGGCGGCCCCGCCGCCCGGGTCGGTGCTGATCACGGTCCCGGCCGGCTGGTCCGAGGGCTGCGCGACGACCTGCGCCCCGAGGCCGGCGGCGCCGAGCGCCGCGACGGCGGAACCCTCGTCCTGGCCGACGACGCCGGGCACCGCGACGGTCTCGGGCTCCGGCTCGGGCTCCTCGGTCCGCGTCTCCCGCGGGGCCGGTGCGCGCTCCTCGGTCTCCTCCTCGCGGGGCTCCCGCTCGACCGGCTCGAGGTCGGGCCGGGCCGGGAACTCCAGGGGCTCCATGCCCTCGGTGGCCACCTGCATGTAGTCGCGCCACATCGTCGTCGGGTAGGTGGACCCGGTGATGTTGTCGTACTCCCCGAACGGCGTGAGGGACTCCTCGGTGCCGTCCTCACCCACCTGGTACATGGCGATCACGGTGGCGAGCTGGGGCACGTAGCCGGCGAACCACGCCGACCGGGCGTCGTTCGAGGTGCCGGTCTTGCCGGCGGCGGGGCGCCCGAGGTCGTCCGCGCGCACGCCGGTGCCGCGCTCGATGACCGAGGTCATCGCGTACGTGGCTTCCGCCATGACGTCCTCGTCGAACACGCGCTGGCCCTCCGAGCCCCCGGTGTGGATGACCTCGCCGTCAGAGTCCTTGACCTCGGCGACGATGTACGGCTCGTGCCGCACACCCTGCGCGGCGAAGGTCGCGTACGCCTGGGCCATGTCGAGGGGGTGGGGCGAGGCCGGTCCGAGCACGTTGGAGGGCACGGGTGCGAGCCCCGGGGTGTCCTCGGGGAGCCCGGCGTCGATGGCCGCCTGCATCGTCAGCTCCGGTCCGACCTCGACGTTGAGCTGGGCGTAGACGGTGTTCACCGAGTGCGCCGTCGCCTCGACGAGGTCGATCCGTCCGCGGTTGACGGTGTCGTAGTTGTTGACCGGCCGGTCGTACCCCTCGATCTCCATGGGGGTGTAGCTGCGGTAGCGGTCCTCGAGCCGGACGTCGTTCTGCAGGGCGGCGACGAGCGCGAACGGCTTGAACGTCGAGCCGGCCTGGGCCACGTCCTGGGTGGCGGCGTTGCGGGACTGGGTGACGAAGTCCGGGCCGCCGTAGAGCGAGACGATGGCGCCCGAGGAGGGGTCCACGGACACCAGGGCCACCCGGTTGTTGTCGGGCCGGTCCTCCGGCAGCGAGTCGACGACGGCGACCGCGGCGTCCTGGGAGCGCTGGTCGATCGTCGTGGTGATCCTCAGCCCGAGGGTGTCGAGCTCGGCGTCGGTGAGCTCGCCCGCGGCGACGAGCTCGGAGCGGACCATGTCGAGGAGGTACCCCTCCGGCCCGGCGTAGGTGTCCGACCGGCTGTACTCGATGGTCTCGGGGAAGACCTGCTCGTCGCGCTCGTCCTGGGTGATCCAGCCGTCGCGGACCATGAAGTCGAGCACCCGGTTCCACCGGAGCTCGGCCTGCTCGGCGTCCACGCGCGGGTCCCAGGCGTTGGGGGCCGGGATGACCCCGGCGAGCAGGGCGGCCTCGGAGAGGGTGAGCTCCGCCGCGGGCTTGCCGAAGTAGTTCTGGGCGGCCCGCTCGATGCCGTAGGAGCCGCGGCCGTAGAAGATCGTGTTGAGGTAGTTCTCGAGGATGGTGTCCTTGGACTCCTCGCGGTCGATCTTGAGCGCGAGGATGGCCTCGCGGAACTTGCCCGAGTAGCTCGTGGTGGTGCCGAGGTAGTACCGCTCGACGTACTGCTGGGTGAGCGTCGACCCGCCCTGGGTCTGCCCGCCCCGGATGTTGTTCCAGAACGCCCGCGCGATGCCCACGGGGTCGATGCCGACGTTCTCGTAGAAGCGCCGGTCCTCCGAGGCGACCACCGCGTGGCCGACGTACTCGGGCAGCGTGGAGAGGGCGACGCTCTCGCGGTCGAACTCCGCGAAGGAGCCGAGCTCGGTCTCACCGTCGCTGTAGTACACGGTGGTCGTCTGGGCCTGGGCGAAGTCGCCCGGGTCCGGGACGTCGGTCGTCGCGTAGGCGGCCGCGAAGAGGCCGACGAGCACGGCGACCCCGGCGACGGCGGCCGCCAGGACCGCCCGCCAGCTCGGCACCCACCGTCGGATGGGTCCCATCCCGGAGCGCGGGTAGTTGAAGCGGCGCTTCTTGCCGGCGTTCGCGGCCGCCGCGCCGCCGGGGCGGGCCGCGCGGCGCGGGACCTGCTGGTTCTTGGCTGCCACCGAAACATCCTTCTCGCGGAGGGTACGGACACCGGGCGACGGCACGTCGCGGGCCAGAGATCGCCCCAGTATGGGGGAGCGCGCTGAGGAGGACGTGCGCGGACGAGGCGCGGGCGCCCGGGCGGCCCGCTGCGGCGCGGCCCCGGGCAGACCCCGTCGAGCACACGCTGATATATCGGTATGATACATCGGCGCGCCAGTGCCGCCGTCCCGGGTGCCCGTCCGGACAGGTCGGGGCGTAGACAGGAGTACGGCATGAGCACCCGCGCGGAGGTCCTCGACCTCGCCGTCCTCGGTCGGCTCGCCACCGCCCCCATGCACGGCTACGAGCTGCGCAAGCACCTCGGCGCGACCCTCGGCCCCGTCCGCGCCCTCTCCTACGGCTCGCTCTACCCCTCGCTGCGCCGGCTGACCGACGCCGGCCTCATCGCGGAGGTCCGCACGGCCACGACGCCCCCGCACGCCCTGTCCGGCCGGCGGGCGCGGATCGTCTACGAGCTCACCGACGCGGGCCGGGTGCACCTCGCCGAGGTGCTCGCCCACGCCGAGCCGGCCGCCTGGGACGACGACGCGTTCACCGTCCGGTTCACGCTCTTCGCGGCGACCGACGCCCGTACCCGGCTGCGCATCCTCGAGGGCCGCCACGCCCGCATGGTCGAGCGCCTCGACCTGCTCCGCGGCTCGGCGGCGCGCACCCGCGAGCGCATGGACAGCTACACCGCCGAGCTCGCGCGGTACGGCCTGGAGCAGGCGGAGCGCGAGGTCGCGTGGCTCGAGGACCTCATCGACACCGAGCGCGGCACCCGTGGACCCCTCGACCTCCGGCCGGCCACCGACGGCGGCCCGCCCCGGACCAGCACGGCGGGCGCCACCGGCGTCCCGGACATCCCCAACCCCAAGGAGCAACTATGAGCTCGATCCGCGTAGCGATCGTCGGCGTAGGCAACTGCGCGTCGTCCCTCGTCCAGGGCGTCACGTTCTACGCCGACGCCGACCCAGCGGCCACCGTCCCCGGCCTCATGCACGTGATGTTCGGTGACTACCACGTGGGGGACCTCGAGTTCGTCGCCGCGTTCGACGTCGACGCCGCCAAGGTCGGCAAGGACCTGTCCGCGGCGCTGCGCGCGAGCGAGAACAACACCATCACCTTCGCCGAGGTTCCCGAGCTCGGCGTGCCGGTGCTGCGCGGCCCCACCCTGGACGGCTTGGGCAAGTACTACCAGGAGACGATCACCGAGTCCGACGCGGAGCCGGTCGACGTCGTCGCCGCCCTCAAGGAGGCCCGCGCGGACGTGCTGGTCTGCTACCTCCCCGTCGGGTCGGAGGACGCCGCGCGCTTCTACGCGCAGTGCGCCATCGACGCGGGCGTGGCCTTCGTCAACGCGCTCCCCGTCTTCATCGCCGGCACCAAGGAGTGGGCCGACAAGTTCACGGCGGCGGGCGTCCCGATCGTCGGTGACGACATCAAGTCCCAGGTCGGCGCGACGATCACGCACCGCGTGCTCGCCAAGCTCTTCGAGGACCGCGGCGTCATCCTCGACCGGACGTACCAGCTCAACGTCGGCGGCAACATGGACTTCAAGAACATGCTCGAGCGCGACCG
The sequence above is a segment of the Georgenia faecalis genome. Coding sequences within it:
- the rplI gene encoding 50S ribosomal protein L9, which translates into the protein MAKIILTHEVTGLGAPGDIVEVKDGYARNYLMPRGLATGWTKGAQKQVDQIRAARRAREIHTIEDARAVRDSLQSKPVVVSVRSGANGRLFGAVTTADIAAAVSAAGGPAIDKRKIEVPTAIKSLGEHKVHVRLHADVQATVEVRVVPNA
- the rpsR gene encoding 30S ribosomal protein S18; its protein translation is MAKPVLRKPGKKKANPLKKAQVVDYKDTALLRKFISDRGKIRARRVTGVSVQEQRAIAKAVKNAREMALLPYSSSAR
- a CDS encoding single-stranded DNA-binding protein — translated: MAGETVITVVGNLTADPELRFTPSGAAVASFTVASTPRTFDRQSNEWKDGDTLFMRCSVWREAAENVAESLTKGNRVVVQGRLVQRSFETREGEKRTVVEMQVDEVAPSLRYATAKVTRTQRGGGGGGGGGFGGGGGGGFGGNQGGNQGGGYGGASSNQPAGGQADDPWATGGSSSFGDEPPF
- the rpsF gene encoding 30S ribosomal protein S6; translated protein: MRQYELMIILDPEVDERTVAPSLDKLLGVVRTGGTVEKVDIWGKRRLAYDINKRSEGIYAVVDMTTTPELAQELDRQLGLNEAVLRTKLLRAGAH
- a CDS encoding penicillin-binding protein; translation: MAAKNQQVPRRAARPGGAAAANAGKKRRFNYPRSGMGPIRRWVPSWRAVLAAAVAGVAVLVGLFAAAYATTDVPDPGDFAQAQTTTVYYSDGETELGSFAEFDRESVALSTLPEYVGHAVVASEDRRFYENVGIDPVGIARAFWNNIRGGQTQGGSTLTQQYVERYYLGTTTSYSGKFREAILALKIDREESKDTILENYLNTIFYGRGSYGIERAAQNYFGKPAAELTLSEAALLAGVIPAPNAWDPRVDAEQAELRWNRVLDFMVRDGWITQDERDEQVFPETIEYSRSDTYAGPEGYLLDMVRSELVAAGELTDAELDTLGLRITTTIDQRSQDAAVAVVDSLPEDRPDNNRVALVSVDPSSGAIVSLYGGPDFVTQSRNAATQDVAQAGSTFKPFALVAALQNDVRLEDRYRSYTPMEIEGYDRPVNNYDTVNRGRIDLVEATAHSVNTVYAQLNVEVGPELTMQAAIDAGLPEDTPGLAPVPSNVLGPASPHPLDMAQAYATFAAQGVRHEPYIVAEVKDSDGEVIHTGGSEGQRVFDEDVMAEATYAMTSVIERGTGVRADDLGRPAAGKTGTSNDARSAWFAGYVPQLATVIAMYQVGEDGTEESLTPFGEYDNITGSTYPTTMWRDYMQVATEGMEPLEFPARPDLEPVEREPREEETEERAPAPRETRTEEPEPEPETVAVPGVVGQDEGSAVAALGAAGLGAQVVAQPSDQPAGTVISTDPGGGAAVAPGSTVTVVVSSGPAPEPPAPPTTEPEPEPEPTAEPTPAPSPSPNRGPGTGGGSNGGAANGGAANGGAPNGGGDGGG
- a CDS encoding PadR family transcriptional regulator, producing MSTRAEVLDLAVLGRLATAPMHGYELRKHLGATLGPVRALSYGSLYPSLRRLTDAGLIAEVRTATTPPHALSGRRARIVYELTDAGRVHLAEVLAHAEPAAWDDDAFTVRFTLFAATDARTRLRILEGRHARMVERLDLLRGSAARTRERMDSYTAELARYGLEQAEREVAWLEDLIDTERGTRGPLDLRPATDGGPPRTSTAGATGVPDIPNPKEQL
- a CDS encoding inositol-3-phosphate synthase, producing the protein MSSIRVAIVGVGNCASSLVQGVTFYADADPAATVPGLMHVMFGDYHVGDLEFVAAFDVDAAKVGKDLSAALRASENNTITFAEVPELGVPVLRGPTLDGLGKYYQETITESDAEPVDVVAALKEARADVLVCYLPVGSEDAARFYAQCAIDAGVAFVNALPVFIAGTKEWADKFTAAGVPIVGDDIKSQVGATITHRVLAKLFEDRGVILDRTYQLNVGGNMDFKNMLERDRLESKKISKTQAVTSNVSHDLGARNVHIGPSDYVQWLDDRKWAYVRLEGRAFGEVPLNLEYKLEVWDSPNSAGIIIDAVRAAKIALDRGIGGPLLSASSYFMKSPPEQRNDDAARASVEAFIRGGVER